DNA sequence from the Actinacidiphila yeochonensis CN732 genome:
GCAGGTAGTGGAGGCACGGGTGCGCGAGGCCAACACGGCGGCGAGGGCCGACTTCATCGTGACCTCGATGCCCGCCCCGTTGCGGGCTGCCCTGGAACTGGCCTATCACGAACGCCTCGACTACCGGGCGGCAGCCGCCGACCTGGGTGTCAGCGAGGACGAGGCCCGTCGGCGGCTCCGACTCGGCCTGCAGCTGCTGTCCACGGCCGTCGAGCCGTCCGAGGACCCACCCGGGCCGCACGACCAGCACGCACAGCCCGACCAGCCCGTGCATCCGGACGGGCACGACCTGTCCGAGCCGCACGGCCGGCACGAAAGCCGCGAGGGCGCCCGGTGAGCGGCACCGCGTTCCCGGGCGGCGGCCCGACCGACGGCGGAAGCGGCCGCCCGCGCATCCCCGCCCAGCGTGAGCAGTACGGCGC
Encoded proteins:
- a CDS encoding RNA polymerase sigma factor codes for the protein MATPAPPRWDRKMQQRLARGEEAALGELYDRYASLVRSLAYRVMDDDEAADEVTREVFGYVWENPDAYEPRYGSLRSWIADLTQHQAVHRLKQYEDEDRTDPQVVEARVREANTAARADFIVTSMPAPLRAALELAYHERLDYRAAAADLGVSEDEARRRLRLGLQLLSTAVEPSEDPPGPHDQHAQPDQPVHPDGHDLSEPHGRHESREGAR